One genomic window of Salvia miltiorrhiza cultivar Shanhuang (shh) chromosome 4, IMPLAD_Smil_shh, whole genome shotgun sequence includes the following:
- the LOC131023938 gene encoding ubiquitin receptor RAD23c-like gives MKIFVKTLKGSHFPVEVKPEDTVADVKKCIEEVQGSGVYPAAQQMLIYQGKVLKDETTLEENKVAENSYVVIMLTKTKASSSGGTASAPPSNAPQPASNTSPPTLPVTSAPSPAPTVAPVQSAPESSPVPVPSPAPAPSADVYGLAASNLVAGSNLESTVQEIIDMGGGSWDRDTVVRALRAAFNNPERAVEYLYSGIPEQAEIPPVAQPPAGGQPVNPSSQATPPAVPPSGPNANPLDLFPQGLPNMGSNAAGAGTLDFLRNSQQFQALRTMVQANPQILQPMLQELGKQNPQLVRLIQEHQADFLRLINEPVEGEGNILGQLAETMPQAVTVTPEEREAIERLEAMGFDRALVLEVFFACNKNEELAANYLLDHMHEFDE, from the exons ATGAAGATTTTCGTGAAGACTCTGAAGGGCTCGCACTTCCCCGTCGAAGTGAAACCCGAGGACACT GTGGCAGATGTGAAGAAATGTATTGAAGAAGTCCAGGGCTCTGGTGTCTACCCTGCTGCTCAGCAGATGCTTATTTATCAAGGAAAAGTTCTGAAGGATGAGACAACTCTTGAGGAGAACAAAGTTGCAGAAAATAGTTATGTCGTGATTATGCTGACCAAG ACCAAGGCTTCATCGAGTGGAGGAACTGCATCTGCTCCACCATCGAATGCT CCACAACCTGCGAGTAATACATCTCCGCCAACATTGCCTGTAACATCAGCTCCTTCTCCTGCACCAACTGTGGCCCC CGTGCAATCAGCTCCAGAATCTTCTCCTGTCCCAGTTCCTTCTCCTGCCCCTGCTCC TTCAGCTGATGTGTATGGTCTAGCAGCATCAAATCTTGTTGCTGGAAGTAATCTGGAGTCCACCGTTCAAGAAATTATTGACATgggaggaggaagttgggataGAGATACAGTGGTCCGTGCCCTAAGGGCTGCATTTAATAATCCTGAAAGAGCTGTTGAATACCTCTATTCT GGTATTCCAGAGCAAGCGGAAATTCCTCCTGTGGCTCAACCTCCTGCAGGTGGGCAGCCTGTAAACCCTTCATCCCAGGCTACACCTCCAGCTGTACCTCCCAGTGGTCCCAATGCTAATCCTTTGGATCTTTTTCCTCAG GGTCTTCCAAATATGGGTTCTAATGCAGCCGGTGCTGGCACATTAGATTTTCTTCGTAATAGTCAGCAG TTTCAAGCCCTACGAACCATGGTTCAAGCAAATCCTCAAATTTTGCAG CCTATGCTCCAAGAACTTGGAAAGCAGAATCCACAACTTGTAAGATTGATCCAAGAACATCAGGCCGACTTCCTTCGCCTAATAAATGAACCTGTTGAAGGCGAGGG AAATATACTTGGGCAACTCGCTGAAACAATGCCGCAGGCTGTGACTGTTACTCCTGAAGAGCGGGAAGCAATTGAACGC CTTGAAGCAATGGGTTTTGATCGAGCCTTGGTACTGGAAGTCTTCTTCGCATGCAACAAAAATGAAGAGCTGGCAGCGAACTACTTGCTCGATCATATGCACGAATTTGATGAATGA